The following proteins come from a genomic window of Macaca fascicularis isolate 582-1 chromosome 8, T2T-MFA8v1.1:
- the HHLA1 gene encoding HERV-H LTR-associating protein 1, translated as MLGFLSRGPPVRLCVGLACVLSLWNTVSGIKGEAKKEKGMTFLPTTVSGLRGEERKEKGVAFLATTELPARSIDLSALNLTELVNGMLSRALKDSKKFFSLLSVTSYSSFAFHKFSVAVYNISNLKTVDPAKFPTRYCYCLNNRTNDLSDFTALLVDIIGNSTSYLTEIFKSTSILSVSQSNASDCIFICVMTGKSGRNLSDFWEMEEKYPIINYTFTSGMSGVLGAATRGTARTSKPTTKSQKTLPSTSPRRWAQSTPWASALRTSPWIKTAAPSERGETLSTDRPPELPARAMATWVSASHTLPALATRRVARTQWVTIDRQTWASISSVPWAQIIGEKKPGGSPWETRAPPPTTAGAEEAMDTTSLLAPPAGIMATTGSPPQDSPTSGAFTHGTQTPSPTKATAPRDPQTGDLSAEWPFTPGEEPVLVPRPHQVSRCPQPLFKVGAMAAAPLTLAIQRLNPCLMELCHFFQQCLCMGQRSPRTEDIRYCLENYSWFLKNATYICQRVKRVSHSHTLKQKCLENICKSV; from the exons TGTCTGGCCttagaggagaagagaggaaggagaaaggggtgGCGTTTCTTGCTACAACAG AGCTGCCTGCAAGGTCAATCGATCTGTCCGCACTTAACCTGACGGAGCTTGTGAATGGGATGTTGAGTAGAGCATTAAAAg ATAGCAAGAAGTTCTTCTCCTTGCTGAGTGTCACTTCCTACAGTTCCTTCGCCTTCCACAAGTTTTCTGTAGCTGTTTACAACA TTTCTAACCTGAAGACGGTGGACCCCGCCAAATTCCCCACAAGGTATTGCTACTGTTTAAACAATCGGACCAATGACTTATCAG ATTTTACAGCTCTACTGGTAGATATCATTGGAAATTCCACCAGCTACCTCACAGAGATTTTTAAGTCAACCTCCATCCTCTCAG TGAGTCAAAGCAATGCATCAGATTGCATCTTCATCTGTGTGATGACAGGAAAGTCAG gaaggaatctttctgactTCTGGGAGATGGAGGAAAAATACCCCATTATCAATTACACATTTACCAGCGGCATGTCTGGTGTGCTGG GTGCAGCTACCAGGGGAACTGCCAGGACTTCAAAGCCCACAACCAAAAGCCAGAAAACACTGCCAAGTACAAGCCCCCGACGCTGGGCCCAGAGCACACCCTGGGCATCTGCTCTGAGAACCTCTCCCTGGATAAAGACAGCTGCTCCTTCAGAAAGAGGGGAGACCCTGAGCACAGACAGGCCTCCTGAGCTTCCTGCCAGGGCCATGGCCACATGGGTCAGTGCCTCCCATACTCTCCCAGCCTTGG CTACCAGGAGGGTGGCCAGAACTCAGTGGGTGACCATTGACAGACAGACATGGGCTTCCATATCGTCCGTGCCCTGGGCTCAGATCATCGGTGAGAAAAAACCTGGAGGGTCTCCCTGGGAAACTCGTGCTCCCCCACCGACTACTGCAGGGGCCGAGGAAGCCATGGACACTACGAGCCTTTTGGCGCCTCCTGCTGGGATAATGGCCACAACTGGCAGCCCACCCCAGGACAGCCCTACCTCAG GAGCATTCACCCATGGCACACAGACTCCGAGTCCAACCAAGGCAACAGCCCCCAGAGATCCACAAACAG GTGATCTTTCTGCAGAGTGGCCATTCACCCCTGGGGAAGAGCCAGTCCTGGTCCCAAGACCACATCAAGTTTCAA GGTGTCCTCAGCCGCTCTTCAAGGTGGGAGCCATGGCTGCCGCTCCTCTCACCCTGGCTATTCAGAGGCTCAATCCATGCCTGATGGAGCTGTGCCACTTCTTCCAGCAATGCCTCTGCATGGGCCAGAGGAGTCCCAGGACAGAGGACATAAG ATACTGTCTTGAAAACTATTCCTGGTTTCTGAAGAATGCAACATATATCTGTCAGAGGGTGAAAAGGGTGTCCCACTCGCACA cCTTAAAGCAAAAATGCCTTGAGAATATCTGCAAGTCTGTGTGA